Within the Nicotiana tabacum cultivar K326 chromosome 11, ASM71507v2, whole genome shotgun sequence genome, the region TTCAAATTAAAATCCCAACTCAAACAAGCATAAGAGAACAAAAGACTAGAGGAATGAAAAACCTAACCATTGATACAACGATTAAAGCAAGACTAAAAATAAAACACAGAACACTCACATGGGAAATGACAGAAAGGAAGAGTTTAGAATCGGACCTTAATAACATTAACAAGAACTCAGTTACAACACACTCCAGCGAACTCAATCTAACCGGAAAATGCAACAGTAGCAGGAAACTCGAAACTCGACCGGCGACGAAACTAAAATGGAGAGACCGTTTATAACAAGGTTTGGTAGTTATTTGGAGCCGAGTTCAGGTTCAATTCCAGCTGGGTTTCACGGCTGATTTTGCTGCTTTTAAGGAATATTTCACGAGAACTTTTGGGACTACTTTGGGGTTAAGCAGCTGCACATTTTTGGGACAATTTTCAGCTTGTTTTGGAGCATGTTTGAGAACGATTTTGAGCTGAAATTTCGCTCGTGTTTCTGGCCAAACTTCGGACTGTTTCACGGAGGATTCAAGCAGGTTTCATGGTTGTTGTAGCTGTGatcgacgaagaagaagaaacagtGGCAACGGGATCCTTTGATGCTGAAGAAGGAGACTTCGAGAGGGGCTCGTTTCTTGTCACAAACGTCTGAAGGGTCGATTTTTGGAATTGCGGCGCTGATTTTTTTCTTGGAGTCCCTAGCTCTTAGGCTCTCATTTCTTTTTGTATTCCCTTTTGTTGATCGTCCTTCGGCCTTCTTTTTTTATGTGTATAGGTTTAGATTAGTTTTATAGgtttttttaggttaaggggtatgggcgtAGGAATTATGGGCTTAAAAATTATAGGCTAGGTCCGGAAATTAGGCTTAAAAAAATGGGTCGcttgagcccaagttttattctttccccgcaAACGAGACTAAAAagcgatctcatttattaattaatcctactattaaaataattattaaaataaaactaaccattaaaacaaacctattttttggtattttcaaatatcatattaacataaaaatacaatactattttttgtatatttttaagattaaaaatgacatgactacaaaacattaatggacctagtttttgtaatttttgttttcttgtaataaaataaagtaaaagagtaaaaatgagttgaaatagctatattaggcctaaattaaatatttacttgctaaaatataaaaaatcttgggaagggtcaaaaatcacatgtctacaactagtatgtttctttttctgtttatactacttgcgaTTTAAGcccgttgttagcttaggaaagcatgtctaattgacttaattgccttactttctcaaactgccttatttagattacgtgcagcatgctaggttagaaatatcTATTTTACCTTGGATTGAACTGTGtactcttcttgttgttgctgtgtgtttactttgggactatgagacggtatcccgggagaccTCCCTGTatgttactttgggactacggaaaggtattccaggagattcccctacacatttacaatggaactacgggactgcacccggttgATTccccctatactgagtatttacatttgggactgcggatcggtattccgagagatcccctcgcattatgagttggactacgtgACGGTATCCCaagagatccactggatatttatatttgggactacaggacggtatcctgggagatccccggttgttatctttgtgttgagctgtatttctttctatgtttacttttcctctgtagtagttgttgatgtCCTTTATgtcctgtgttacttttactgttgtacttactTATACTGTTTTGTTCTACACTAttgaaccttatattttatttaacctcagtagggccctgatcttcctcgtcactaccagaccgaggttaggcttggcatttactgagcaccgctgtggtgtactcatgccctttctgcgcatgtttttcatgtgcagatccaggtacttccactcagacttatcacgcttTATACGAGGcacttgtagagactccgaggtatatatGCCGCGCCCGCAGAccaaagagtccctttctactctccttttaagtattagcccttttgtatttcttttctttgttaaaTTTTCTAGAGTTAGACACTGTAGACATTCAAAAGCTTGTGTTTCATGAGATTCCGAATTTTGGGAAATGTTGATAgtttcgagagttgttattgtatGTGCTGAGTGGCAccttaaacactgttttattttactatttcgttttttaattatttcttccccaatttttgtttattttccgcattgttaggcttacctagtcgtatagactaggtgccgtcatgatagttcacggagagcgaaccggggtcgtgacaaatagaTTTAGGTAGTGGTGCTACCCGAAAGAAGTGCAATACCATGTTATGAATATCAATACCAATGATGTCTCAACATACTTGATAGAAAATACTAGTGAATCAATCAGGACCATTCATACTCTCCCACTTAGTTCAAACACAACAACCTTGACTTCTTCAAGAGTAGGATACCTACATAATTCCAGATTCTGCTCCATAGTTACCATAGCTGGCACATTGTCTAGTAGAATGAAGTCAGGAGGATCCGCTTCTCTAGTGAATTGCCTTTGGTAGAATTCAATAGCAGCAGCAGCCATATCGTCTTGGCTTTCAACCCGGACTCCATCCACTTTTTGTATTCTTTTCAATTGCAGGTTATGTCTCTTGCCAATAACATGATTGTGAAAAAATGTTGTATTCCTATCTCCTTCAGTAAACCATATCATCCCAGCCTTCTGCCACCAGTATTGATCTTTAATGCTTAAGTACCTCTTCAATTCATCTTATGCTTTTTGAAGCACTATTCCATTCTCAACTGTAGGTTCTTCTTCAAAAAGCATCTCCTTCACCTTCAAAATGTCTTCCCTAATAGCAAGTTGTTTGAATATATAGCATTGCTCCATATAGATAGAGTAATCTTCAACCTCTTTAGACTTTGCTTGAACATGAGATATGGATCTCCAATAAAGTCAGCAATCAAGTTCTGTCTCACCACCTCCTTAAATGTTTCATGTTTGGTAAAAACGTTCAGGAACTTAAAAGTCTTTATGAAGTTAGTAGCTTTTTTACCATAACTCATGAATAGAGGAGCATGATCTGATCCAGTCCTAATAAGATGTTCAACATCAATAGTAGGGAATAGAATCTGGAATGGTAAATTCACAAAAACTCTATCCAACCTTTTAAAGATACACTCAACATTTGGTCTACCATTCCACTAGGTGAATGAACTTCCTTTGTAGCCTAAATCGAACAACCCACAAGAGTTCACACaaaaagcaaagtcttcatattCAGGAGAGTGAACTCACAGTCCCCCAATCTTCTCATCTTCATAAAGCACAACATTGAAATCACCACCAACAACCCAAGGCAATTCCATATCACTTGCCAGATAATACATATTATTCCGCAATTCCATCCTCTCAAGTGAAGAACATTTATCATATACAAAAGTAAACATGATGTATAGGCCAATATCTTGATGATAAAGTTTGATAGTAACCTGTTGTTCAGTCTCCATCACTAATTCCCACACTACAGCATCATCAAAGAAAAGCCAGATCTTCCCATTGATGTTAGACATAGAATTATCCATATTAAGTCCGCTTTTGTATCTTTGACTATGTCTTGAGTTCCATAAAGGTTCCATCAAACATCCACAAAGAATCCATGTTCCCTATTCATATGGATCACTCTTTGAAAGTTCTGTTGAGTTTTAACAGAACTTATGTTCCATATCAAGGCCTTGATCATCATTTAGTAACTGAGACTGCAATCTTGGGCATTATTCTTGTAGGTTGAGGTACTTCTTTAACTTGACCTTGCTTTTTGCCCTTCGTACAACTTCTGCCAGCAACTCTTAGAGATAAGTCTACATCTCTAGCAACTACCTTGAATTTGCCTATAGTAGATTCATCTTCTCCCTCTTCCTCAATCTCATCTTTTTCTACCTCTACATTCTGAAGATCCACAGGTTCCACATTGTGAGTGATAATGTCATATAGTATTTTATTAGGTGACATCAATGGGGCATTGATTTGAAGCTGCATAGATTGCCCAATTCCTAAGGCACAATCCACTGATAATGCCTCAGTTGCACCTAAAGCCTTAGGAACAATGGTCTGCTCATGTGACACCCTATTTGCCTCCTACAACCCCTAGTTATGTTGTTCCATTACTCATAAAGATTCTTGCATCACCTTGAATTGCAATTCATAGACTGAACCCAGATTAGGGTTTACTATAGCAGTAGACACTGGAATTCCTATTCCATTGGATTCCTTAAGCTTTCCATAAGTTGTTTTTATGTTCTGACCTCACTGTATCATTTAATACCTTATCATGGACATTCCCAATCTGATCACCACCTGAAAGCTGCACCGGATTATACTTCAACATTAGCCAAAACCTCAACAACTTCACTAGGTTTTACTGTTACATTAATCTTCTTCTTAGTAGCAACTTCCATTGTTGTTCCTCCAGTTGTTCTAGCTCCAATTAGTGCTCTTGTATCACCTCTAGTTGAAAAATTCGGTTGCTTCTTGTTAGGGATCATACTACCATCATCCCCAGTTTCTAGAAAACTAGGGTTTACTATAGCACTAGGATTCATTGCAGATTGCACCTGACTGTTACCTCTATTTTCCTTGTTGCTTGAGGTAATTTTTGCACCTGTTTGATCTTCCAAAGTCTCCACTTCATCACTCCATAAAGACCTCTCAGAAATAACTTCATAATTTTCCACATTCTTGCATGAATCTTCCAATGTTTGAGATAGAATCGCATGACATGAGTGGCTAATGGTGACATTGAGCTGGTTCATGTCTTCTTTTCTCGTACCAAAATGCCTATGTACCCAATCCAAAGTTGACTCCTTTCTATTTCCTTCCTCAATCCTATCATCAATAGGATTAGGAGGATTCTTCATAGCCGCATTATGATCTCCATTACCCTTTGGACTAGAACTCCTAGTAGGTCTAGGATTCACATTGTTCGAATTATTAGCCTTAGAATTCTCATTATTTTACACATTAATACATCCTCCCTTTTTACTCGTTTGTTCTCTTCAATTTCCCCTTGCTTCACCAATGAAACCTTTTTACTATTTTGCACTGGACTTTTAACTTGAGGCTCCAGCTATTACTTCTTACTCTTGGCAGTTTCATTATACTCCTCCTTTCCATTAGTAATCCTCAAAATAGGTTGGCCAGCTTCATCAACTTCAAAGACATCAAAAGAGTTTTTATTAACACTGCCTCCTCGTTGGTCTTCCCCTTCAACTTGTCATCTTCCTTACCCTTAGCATTATCAATGATATAACCTTTCTTGTTTCTTTGATACTTATTTTTCCTCCACTGCATCTATTCCTGCCTTGTCGGGTTAGAAATTGGCTTCCCAAGTGCCTTTCCACTTGATAACACCTTTGTAGAATTAGTTGCTGTTCCAACTACCTCCTTACCTTTGCCTTGATCCTCAACAACTTCCTCAAATTTCTTGTGCAGTTCTGGATGATCCTACACTCCTGCTCATTATGGACTTGCTTCTTGCAAGTTTTGTAATATTTAGGTATATAATCATACTTTATTTTGATCCACTTCGATTCTTCTGGCCATACTCATATTCTTACTCAACAATCTTAATTCTTTGAGATTCACCTTTACTTTAAATTTAGCACAACTTGGCCTTGTACTATTTTGAGTTGCCATATCTATATGAAATGATCTACCTACTGCCCTAGCTAATGAAAATACGAACTCCTTAGTTAGGAGGCAAGTCCATGAATGATATCCAAGCTATAGCAATTGGAATCTATTCTTCCATTTTCCAACCTGGGATCCATTTAGTGCACTTCATCTGCCACATATCACCTTGAGCCTTCAAATAGAATGTTGGCTTCGATAAAAGATGAATATAATCCTCCTTTAGTGATAACTTTATAAGAACATGAGAATCTTCAATAAATCCAACCGAGTAAGGACCTTTTAGTTCATATTGAATAGGAATAACTTTGCGCAATTCCTGAATAACAGGTATTCCATATGAAAACATGCCAAGAACAGCAAGTTATAATCCTTGTTGCGCAATGGATTGCCTTACTTCTATCTTCTTCCAGCGTACAATAGGTTCTCCATGGAAATACTTTACTGGTTTTAGGGTTACATAGGGCAAAGTTTGCATGGTAgctgtcacaccccaacctcaggaggcgcgaccggtgctcaatcgagtgaacccaactgagcaagccttatcaaacattttctacccaactcaatacGATTAAGAAAACCATACTTTTgtttatttagacaataggaaAGATTGTACATTCAACATtgatagttcattttatatcacaacctcaaaccgtagttaagtttccaagGTTCCATCTAGTTACAATCTAGAGAAACAAGAGTTTAGATTTATAACATAGTTCGTAGACCCCTCCAACACCCATACATAATCCACACAAActtctacggagcctctaagtatacaaaagataattatgacaatgccggcaacaaggccctgtcTATAAATCAAAAGTGGATATCTACAACAAAGGATGTACAACATAACCTCTTGAAGGACAAAAGGGCTCACCAAGGCTTTGAGAGGAGGATACTCTGCTACGCGCAATCGACACTAttcgctatggagccacctacattcatttaaaaatgtagtgccccaggcaaaaggggcgttagtaccatgaaatagtactagtatgtataactaaacaccattttatttgaaagaactaTCATATAAGAGCAAGGAAATCAATAAAGACAATAGAAAGCTTTTAACCgaacaccacatcatcaa harbors:
- the LOC142165969 gene encoding uncharacterized protein LOC142165969 yields the protein MDNSMSNINGKIWLFFDDAVVWELVMETEQQVTIKLYHQDIGLYIMFTFVYDKCSSLERMELRNNMYYLASDMELPWVVGGDFNVVLYEDEKIGGLTGSDHAPLFMSYGKKATNFIKTFKFLNVFTKHETFKEVVRQNLIADFIGDPYLMFKQSLKREDILKVKEMLFEEEPTVENGIKAGMIWFTEGDRNTTFFHNHVIGKRHNLQLKRIQKVDGVRVESQDDMAAAAIEFYQRQFTREADPPDFILLDNVPAMVTMEQNLELCRYPTLEEVKVVVFELSGRV